One Cucumis melo cultivar AY chromosome 8, USDA_Cmelo_AY_1.0, whole genome shotgun sequence genomic window, GGAAGATTCTAACAGACATGCTTTATAGAGTCTGGTTAACTTAACGAGTACCTGAAGTACACTCAAATTATCTGTTCTCTCAGCGTCCAATACTCTGCGCTGAAGAGATGTCCAACCCCAACTTTCAAATTTCTGGATATGCTTTATAGAGCCATCATGAGTGCACTCGGCATCCACTAGGACCTAATAAATGTCAACATCATCAATCCAGAAATTCACAGGACAGTAACAAAAGCACAAGAATGACaattcttaaaaagaaaagaaaggagaagtGGGGAGGACAATAAGCAAAGCGCAGCTCACCCTATCATACCCATAGCTCAATAACTCATTTTCTGGAGGGCTTTGGTAAATTTCACTCTTAGTGAACCCAACCACACCAGAGTTCAGCCCATAAAAGATGAGTTCTGGATCCTGACGCCTCTGGACTAACTCCGCAGCAACATTTTGTTTTGCTTTGGctgtttttttcctttccttccaAGATTTTCTGGAGGTCCACTCCTTCAATCTGTCAACACTATCTTCTAAGGTAGATTCACCTACATGAGACTAAACAGATCATAACTAATTAAAGAAACAGAAAGATAACTAGTGAATAGTTGCTCGTTAcaatttaataataatgataaaggTATTTAGACAACAAGTGGTTACCTAATCTAGACTCTGAAGTAACATTCACGGGAATGAGAGAAAACGTTGCTCCATCAGCAACAAAAAGTCGGCAAATATCACCAAGAGCATATTTTTGCAGCATTGTTCTACAGGCAGCTAAACGATGCTGTGAAACATCTACTCCGGTTACAGAACCCAAACCATCAAGAAGGTCTACGATCATGCAAAGTTTGGCCCCTGAATGTAATGACACGCACATGTGAGAAGTAGATAACTGACTGATTAGTTATTCAAATATCTAATAATAAGTTGCACCACACTTATTGTTCGCTACACAGTGTGTTACATTAGATAAACATTTAACAGTGTGATacatagaaattaattttatgcATTCGGGTAactaaaaccaataaattcactTGCTCCACTCTATTTCAAATCTTGAGTTAAGACCATATTTTTCCTGAATAATTTATTCATcatcatcaaaataatttgtgtatttatattttatatgaaTGGCCGGATATCCTCTTCCTTCATTAACTTTTACAGTCAAACCTTCTAGACTATGCATCTATCGACGCCTTCCCCGTTCAAGATGCTTCCATATGTCAACACCGTCTAAACTGAGTAAATGAAGGTCCCTTCTTTTACCCTAAATATTTTACTGATTGAGAAATGAGAGAATCGAAAGTTCTAGTCTAGAACTTTTCATCCTCGAGGACCTTGCCCATCACCAATCCAGCTTGGAATTTCGACACTCAATCGTTGCATAGAAGTCTCAAggttgtttattttatttgaatgtGATTGAAATTGACGCAGGTATGGCATGGTTAAAATAGGTCCTGAGGTTCTGACTTATAAATTTAACTGTCGTTATTCTCCTCTAGCTGAACCTAATAATGAAGTTGGCAGCAATTTGACAGTTTTACATCACTTTGATCTACACATTGTGCATACTCTGCATCGCATGTATAACTAACTATTCATCAAAAAGCCAGAAAGAAGCATTACATTACCTGGAGCTGCACAAAGATCGAGAACGTGGTTTCCCGGTAAAATGTCCAAGGCAGTTACAGCAGCACCGGAAGCTGCATCTATCCCATATATCTGAATGAAAAAACAAATGgtaaatatttatattagaCTTCATTTTTAGTTAGTTAATGCCATCTATGCTAAGTACTTTGACTGTCTATTTATTGGGCCGTTTCATCATTGAATGAAGTGCAAATTAATTTACTcttccatttacaaccaatatggtatcagagaaaaaaagttaaaactCAGAATCAAATGTACAACAAATCGAACATTCAGAATCTGTTACATCTACTTTAAGCAGCAATATTAAATCCTGGAGTTATTCACTCCTTCGTTCCAATTTACTGAATTGTATGAACAAATGCCAAAAGGAAAACTGATATAAGCAATTCTTTCCCACACGTGCATTATTCGTAAGCAAGAacttataaataaaaatttcacAAATCCTGAATTACCAAGGACCCAAAGCTGATGCTGAAGTTCCTCACCTTTCCTGTTTTGTAAGCATGAGAGCCAGCAATTTGCACATCAGGCGGAAGCGAATAGAATCCAGGCAGCCAACTGACTTTCTCGAGCTTGCACTTGATCTCGTCCTCTATCTCCTCCACATCGGCTTCATAACCAGGCTTCAACCTTGCCATTgaaacaaattaaacaaaatggATAACCAAAAACATAAACCACCAATTCGAATTAACTGAGCATCGAAGTACCTGACATAACGAGGAGTCGAATCAGTAGCGGAATAAATGGAAGGGTCCAGACCATTCTCCTTCAGAAAATCAAGAAACGCCGCCGGCAACGGCGATGTAGAGGGTTCCTCCATAGATTAGAACTATAAGCCAAAGCCGAAAGAAAGTGGAGAGGATTCGAATCTTGAACTAGGGTTTACAACGGTCGCGGCGATTCGTAGAACTGGGAGTGTGAGTTTTGAAACCGCGTTTCCGGGGCGATTTTGTGTTACTGTTTCGTCCCGCGAAAGTCCGCATGGTACATTTTCATCTTATCAGTGTGATCATCGGTTGGATTGGGAGGTTTGATACGACTCGGTCGATTTACAAAACGAGAAACCAATCATCATCCGCCAATAGTTTGAACCAATCGACCGAACCGCTGGTCGGTTTTGGGCAGTTTGATTTTTTCGATTGCTCCAATCTCGGACAAAATTGAAGAAATAAGTGAAATCTCGAGCTAATCTCGATGAGATGAAGGATAGAATGCCTTAGATATTGAGTTCTCAAACTAATTCCAGTGCTTGTACAGTGTAATGGAAGGCAGATAAATTAAGAAGTCTAGAATTTGGAATCGAGTTCGGTCAAGATAGAAAACAGGGCAACACATTCTTTCATTCCTGGGCATCTTGGTGGCACTAAGGCCCAAGATCCAATAAGTAAAGGAATAATTTTTTCATCCTAGGATATCTCGAGGCATGGTATACCTAAGATCGtccatatatataattttcaaaaaccaataTGTCTGATAtcgttaaatttttttaaaaaaatcatttttatacCCCTGTGCAAATTTGTCTATAACCAAAATGTATGGCTCATGCTTGCAAAGTTGCAAACATAGTTAGGATCTGAATTCTCTAACTTATTTAATCAAACTCGTGTAGTTTTTAAAGCTTTGGGTATTCCCTTTTATAGTTTAAATCATTTATTCATATCAATTATCAAACAATTGAAAgcaagaacaaaaaaaaatctaaaattagaGTTTATGTGTTTACTTATTTCAAAATCATTACCGTACACTTTCAAATACTAGATTTTAATTAACATTTTTATCGATATTTATACATGTTTTTTAGTTTAACTTCAACATTCTTACTGTATTGAAAGACAATAGATTGTCATTAATgtaaatattatataaataattagTACTTTTAACACATTCACaatgtttaaaatatttatttatttatgtcaCTATCTATTTCAAAtaactcaaaatattttttttaaaaaaatagaatagaATATCAAAGACTATCTACAATATATTTTTACCATATCtatcacacacacacatatatagtaTTATCATcctaaatatttttagaatttttgttGTTAAGAGTAATTTGCtctaataaaatatatattttgatatttctcACAGTGTCAACATTTCAAATATATGTTGTCATTAACCAACATTGAATTCTATgcatttctattttatttttaaaatcttaaatCAATTTAAAACGCACTCTGCCACTAATCTCAAATTTGATATTCTTTTTAGGAAGAAATTAAAACACTAATTTCCTTCCTCTACTTTTAAATATTAAGAATATATATcattaataaacaaaaatagaTATATTCAACAATATTTGGAGCAAAATTGTCATATTAAATAATTACCTTATTAAGAGGTTTGAGGGAGATCAAATGTGAATGATTCCTCAGAAAAGAGAATGTCAAAATACATTAACAAAAATGGAGAAGTACTGAACCCAGCCCGTGACTcgaacaaaaaaataataaacataccACGACACAAGAAACAGTCCAAATTAAATTCACACGAAACGACTGAAATCAAGTCCtcaacaaaataccaaaaaagaataaaactttacaaatttaGGTTCGTCGTTATCACAAGTAATCCATCAAATcaaacccaattaattaaagttGGCCGAGTATGTAAATGCCAACACTGATCTAAAAAGtcacaaattaaaattaaaaatccGATTCATCGTTTTCCACTACCGATGAAACAAGCCAATCCCATCATTCTTCGATTGAGGAAGTGGAGTCATCTCCAACACAACCCCACTCCCACTTTTTTCTCCGGCAGGTGTTGCAAAACGACATGTCGTCCAACAAACCAGGAACGATCGGAATCAAATCTCACTATAAAAGGAAATTTCCACGTTCTTCTTCGCCATCAGAATCTACCGGCTGTTTCCGCCGCCGTTGTTCTTCCGCCGCAGTCTCCGACTTTAAAAACCGCCCACGGATTTCGAACCGCCGGAATTCGGCCGCCAATCATGGGCTCCCTCGATAGGTCAGCTCCAATCTCTTTATTATTATACCTTATTTATATGCCTTTTCCTCCCCCTGTcgtttcgattttttttttttttattccaaTGAATGCTAATTCAATTCACCTTCTTCCATTTGGATTTCTCCTCTGGTTTCTCGTTTTCGGCAGTTCCGATTCCGGAATTGTCACCGTCGACGTTAAAACCGCGGATAATCTGCTCCATTCCGGCTACGCTTTTCTCGACGTCAGGTTGATTTTGGGTTGATATTTTGCTTGGTATATTTCGGTTGATTTGTTGAGATTATTGGTGTGGATTTTGGTTAGGACTGTTGAGGAGTTCAAGGAAGGGCATGTGGCGACGGAGAGGATTGTTAATATTCCGTACCTGTTAAATTCTCCTAATGGTGAACTGTTTTTAATAATCGATTTGATATTCCCtcgatattcctttttttttttctttttaattttccGGTTAAGTGACTAACATTTGCGGCGGTGGAATCTTCAGGTAGGATGAAAAATGCTCAGTTTCTGGCGGAAGTATCGGCGGTGTTTAAGAAAGACGACCGCCTCGTCGTGgtaacttcttttttttcttaaaaacctTTTCCACTGTTTTTTTTAGTGTGTTCTTTTTCTTCACTAAATATTAGTTAAATTACAACTCCAATATCTTAAAATTCCTATCTGTCGTCCATGTTAAATCCAAAAGCAtccataaaatttaaattacattaaaaaaatacCTACCAAGTGTATCTCTCACTTATATATATCTGTGTGTGTGTTAAGAATTTAGAACTTAGAATTATGTTTAGTATTTAGAAAAATTAGACAAGGCTTGATATTATATACTATTAATTAGTCAATTGCCCTTAGATGATAtattcaaataattattatcTATCTATTTGAATCTttacaaaatcaaaatttatccATTATACATGCACAATGTTGTGAATGATATTACGTATAGCTTCCGATTTTAACAttgattaaaatatatatgGACATAGCTAATTAAAATCTATCCTAATGTTTTTAGTATTTTGTGGAATTTAAACCATATTTTTAATAGGGTTGTCGAAGCGGCGTAAGATCTTTGCTCGCCATTGAAGAACTCCAAAATAATGTAAGTAATTAAAGGCAAAATATTATTGATAGCTATTAGttggattttatttaattatagttTATATCTAAATTAAAAGTATGTGATTATTTTCCTAGAATTTTCGATAGGATTAATTCTTATGTATTTTGTATATCATCGAATGGTTTTTTAAAAGCTAAATAgctaaattgaaaatttattaaACTCGGAATTCATCCAATATATAATCATTATGGTTTAATAAAGGTGTTCAAAATAATCTATATGTTATGATATAATTAGAGTATTGTAAATAATATTTggattcaattttaaattttgtcaaAACTAAAATAACTGAATTGACCATGCATTTAACTGATAAAATTAACCATATGGCATGAATTGAGATTGCAGGGTTACAAGCACTTGAAAGATTTGGGTGGAGGGCATCTAGCTTGGTTGGAGAATGCATTGCCCGTAGCTAACCCGAATGAAAAGCTCACGAACGACCCAAAAGTAATCAAGGATTGTAAAATTGACGAACTGTGATCT contains:
- the LOC103485139 gene encoding rRNA (cytosine-C(5))-methyltransferase NOP2C — translated: MEEPSTSPLPAAFLDFLKENGLDPSIYSATDSTPRYVRLKPGYEADVEEIEDEIKCKLEKVSWLPGFYSLPPDVQIAGSHAYKTGKIYGIDAASGAAVTALDILPGNHVLDLCAAPGAKLCMIVDLLDGLGSVTGVDVSQHRLAACRTMLQKYALGDICRLFVADGATFSLIPVNVTSESRLGESTLEDSVDRLKEWTSRKSWKERKKTAKAKQNVAAELVQRRQDPELIFYGLNSGVVGFTKSEIYQSPPENELLSYGYDRVLVDAECTHDGSIKHIQKFESWGWTSLQRRVLDAERTDNLSVLQLRLLTNGFRLLKSGGILVYSTCSLTVAQNEDVVEQFLKDNASAELREIEAARNWPCKSGGIPKTLRFDPLTSQTSGLFVAKFLKIAE
- the LOC103485140 gene encoding thiosulfate sulfurtransferase 18 isoform X1, translated to MKQANPIILRLRKWSHLQHNPTPTFFSGRCCKTTCRPTNQERSESNLTIKGNFHVLLRHQNLPAVSAAVVLPPQSPTLKTAHGFRTAGIRPPIMGSLDSSDSGIVTVDVKTADNLLHSGYAFLDVRTVEEFKEGHVATERIVNIPYLLNSPNGRMKNAQFLAEVSAVFKKDDRLVVGCRSGVRSLLAIEELQNNGYKHLKDLGGGHLAWLENALPVANPNEKLTNDPKVIKDCKIDEL
- the LOC103485140 gene encoding uncharacterized protein LOC103485140 isoform X2, producing MKQANPIILRLRKWSHLQHNPTPTFFSGRCCKTTCRPTNQERSESNLTIKGNFHVLLRHQNLPAVSAAVVLPPQSPTLKTAHGFRTAGIRPPIMGSLDSSDSGIVTVDVKTADNLLHSGYAFLDVRTVEEFKEGHVATERIVNIPYLLNSPNGRMKNAQFLAEVSAVFKKDDRLVVGYKHLKDLGGGHLAWLENALPVANPNEKLTNDPKVIKDCKIDEL